A portion of the Vicinamibacterales bacterium genome contains these proteins:
- a CDS encoding CBS domain-containing protein produces the protein MRVEELMTAPVETVPPSVSADEAWTRMRAGGIRHLVVVDRGRVAGVVSSTDLGGRRGAMARKDRTVGDLMTAPAVSVEPAASVRRAANLMRGRTIGCLVVADADRPVGIVTTADLLDLIGRGTERPVVATRRWTLKHRAPHTKRHTSAGVW, from the coding sequence ATGCGAGTCGAAGAGCTGATGACGGCGCCCGTCGAGACCGTCCCGCCGTCGGTGTCCGCCGACGAGGCGTGGACGCGCATGCGCGCTGGGGGCATCCGTCATCTGGTCGTCGTCGACCGTGGACGCGTGGCCGGGGTCGTGTCGAGCACCGATCTCGGCGGCCGCCGCGGTGCCATGGCGCGCAAGGACCGCACCGTCGGCGATCTCATGACGGCACCCGCCGTCAGCGTGGAGCCGGCGGCGTCGGTCCGGCGCGCCGCCAACCTGATGCGGGGCCGTACCATCGGGTGCCTGGTCGTCGCCGACGCCGATCGTCCGGTCGGCATCGTCACGACGGCGGACCTGCTGGATCTCATCGGACGCGGGACCGAGCGTCCCGTCGTCGCGACCCGCCGCTGGACGCTCAAGCACCGGGCGCCGCACACGAAGCGCCACACGTCGGCCGGCGTCTGGTAG
- a CDS encoding NAD(P)/FAD-dependent oxidoreductase, with translation MTSVDVAVIGGGPAGSTCARALVSAGFEVVVIDQASFPRDKVCAGWITPEVVDRLQLDLGDYRRECVLEPFTAFRVGLVGRPTIAVAYGRPVSYGIRREEFDAYLLRRSGALVAPPLRVTRVERRGGWWCIEGEWQARLLVGAGGHRCPVARALNPTLAREHAVVAQRAERRVAVPLLTPGTPELYFSDDLHGYGWLVPKGSWVNVGFGRDEPAHLPAHVRRFAAGLVSAGRLDAGTADGWHGHAYLLASTSSRRVVGDHVLLAGDAAGLASAGSGEGIYAAVVSGLLAAEAIHRLVRSGDPLALAGYAERLAADLDWRRPASATAGWLPASWRSAAAGACFRSRAFVRHVLDTTFLHGHQP, from the coding sequence GTGACCAGCGTGGATGTCGCCGTCATCGGCGGTGGGCCCGCGGGCTCGACGTGCGCCCGTGCGCTGGTGTCGGCGGGCTTCGAGGTGGTCGTCATCGACCAGGCGTCGTTCCCGCGCGACAAGGTGTGCGCCGGTTGGATCACGCCCGAGGTGGTCGACCGGCTCCAGCTCGACCTCGGCGACTACCGCCGCGAGTGCGTGCTCGAGCCGTTCACGGCGTTCCGCGTCGGCCTCGTCGGTCGTCCGACCATCGCCGTGGCCTACGGGCGCCCCGTGAGCTACGGCATCCGGCGCGAGGAGTTCGACGCCTACCTGCTGCGCCGATCGGGCGCGCTCGTGGCGCCGCCCCTGCGCGTGACCCGCGTCGAGCGGCGCGGCGGCTGGTGGTGCATCGAGGGCGAATGGCAGGCGCGCCTGCTGGTCGGCGCGGGCGGCCATCGCTGCCCGGTGGCGCGCGCGCTGAATCCCACCCTGGCCCGCGAGCACGCCGTGGTCGCGCAGCGCGCCGAGCGGCGGGTCGCCGTGCCCCTCCTGACGCCGGGGACTCCAGAGCTGTACTTTTCCGACGATCTCCATGGCTACGGCTGGCTCGTGCCCAAGGGCTCCTGGGTGAACGTCGGCTTCGGCCGCGACGAGCCGGCCCACCTGCCCGCCCACGTGCGACGCTTCGCCGCCGGTCTCGTCAGCGCCGGCCGTCTCGACGCCGGCACGGCCGACGGCTGGCACGGGCATGCGTACCTCCTGGCGAGCACGTCGTCGCGGCGCGTCGTCGGCGACCACGTGCTGCTGGCGGGCGACGCCGCGGGCCTGGCGTCGGCCGGCAGCGGCGAAGGGATCTACGCGGCGGTCGTGTCGGGCCTGCTCGCGGCGGAAGCCATCCACCGCCTCGTGCGCTCGGGCGATCCGCTGGCCCTGGCCGGCTACGCCGAGCGCCTCGCGGCCGATCTCGACTGGAGGCGTCCGGCCAGCGCGACGGCCGGCTGGCTGCCCGCCTCGTGGCGCTCGGCGGCGGCCGGCGCGTGCTTCAGATCGCGCGCCTTCGTTCGCCACGTGCTCGATACGACATTCCTCCATGGCCACCAGCCGTAG
- a CDS encoding prolipoprotein diacylglyceryl transferase, whose protein sequence is MAHGFVHRIDPVIGTVAGVHLWWYGAGFAAGFLTLHRYVMRRRASLGLTRRDVWALSIVMATATLAGGRLVQVLFDEWPFYSAHPGYLPVFWLGGMATHGLLGGSAIAAAVFAWRWRVPFLPLADALVVPGAILMGTGRLGNFIDGQIVGRVTDVWWAVQFPYADGFRHPVVLYDGVKNLLLAAYLWRVRTGPHVPGAVAARFVFWYAAPRILIDLLRDYPTYRLALGTGQTLNLAMAALGAALLVRSRLRRLGRLPARTAAPIRQAVDDQAPWPAQRLAFAALLAACLTMPSNWTQDVPRRYGDRHPGLSHSVLYPPIEWTPP, encoded by the coding sequence ATGGCGCACGGGTTCGTCCATCGCATCGATCCGGTCATCGGCACCGTGGCGGGCGTGCACCTGTGGTGGTACGGCGCGGGCTTCGCCGCCGGCTTCCTCACCCTGCACCGCTACGTGATGCGCCGCCGTGCCTCGCTCGGGCTGACGCGCCGCGACGTCTGGGCGTTGTCGATCGTGATGGCGACCGCCACCCTGGCGGGTGGACGGCTCGTCCAGGTGCTGTTCGACGAGTGGCCGTTCTATTCGGCGCACCCCGGCTACCTGCCGGTCTTCTGGCTGGGCGGGATGGCCACGCACGGGCTGCTCGGCGGGAGCGCCATCGCCGCGGCGGTGTTCGCCTGGCGCTGGAGGGTGCCGTTTCTCCCGCTGGCCGACGCGCTCGTCGTGCCCGGGGCGATCCTGATGGGCACGGGCCGCCTGGGCAACTTCATCGACGGCCAGATCGTGGGCCGCGTGACCGATGTGTGGTGGGCGGTGCAGTTCCCGTACGCCGACGGATTCCGGCACCCGGTGGTGCTGTACGACGGGGTCAAGAACCTGCTCCTCGCCGCGTACCTGTGGCGGGTGCGAACCGGGCCGCACGTGCCGGGCGCCGTGGCCGCGCGCTTCGTGTTCTGGTACGCGGCGCCCCGCATCCTCATCGACCTGCTCCGCGACTACCCGACCTATCGCCTGGCGCTCGGCACCGGGCAGACGCTCAACCTGGCCATGGCCGCGCTGGGCGCCGCGCTGCTCGTGCGCTCGCGCCTGCGCCGGCTGGGGCGGCTGCCGGCGCGGACCGCGGCGCCCATCCGACAGGCGGTGGACGATCAGGCGCCGTGGCCCGCGCAGCGCCTGGCGTTCGCGGCCCTCCTGGCCGCGTGCCTGACCATGCCCAGCAACTGGACGCAGGACGTGCCACGACGCTACGGCGATCGTCACCCGGGCCTCTCACACTCCGTCCTCTACCCCCCGATCGAGTGGACGCCGCCGTGA
- a CDS encoding cyclopropane-fatty-acyl-phospholipid synthase family protein — protein MSLTDAVLHWHHASTASTAVDRWLVRQLYRQVAPAPIRFVLWDGAWSGAAEPTATITIRDRTTLAGVSVHPDLYFGEGYMRGTLEVDADDLGDALTVLYEGLRAHRAPAARPARRWRRGSAPSARRSWANVHHHYDLGNDFYRRWLDDGMLYTCAYYDRPTQTLEEAQRAKMELVCRKLALRPGDRVVEAGCGWGALARYMAARHGVRVRAYNLSGEQVAYARERSTRDGLADRVEFVQDDYRTIEGTYDVFVSIGMLEHVGLDHYDTLGALMQRVLAPGGRGLLHFIGRSHAAPLNAWIRRRIFPGAYPPTLSEVSGRVLEPHGFTVTDVENLRPHYARTLAAWRERFEAAAGDIERRFDARFVRAWRLYLAGSEASFRAGSVELFQVAFARSDAPVPWSRAALHATPLVD, from the coding sequence ATGAGTCTCACCGACGCCGTCCTCCACTGGCACCATGCCTCCACCGCGTCCACGGCTGTCGATCGCTGGCTCGTGCGGCAGCTGTACCGCCAGGTCGCGCCCGCGCCGATTCGCTTCGTCCTGTGGGACGGCGCGTGGAGCGGCGCGGCCGAACCCACGGCCACCATCACCATCCGCGATCGCACGACGCTGGCCGGCGTGAGCGTCCACCCGGACCTGTACTTCGGCGAGGGCTACATGCGGGGCACGCTGGAGGTCGACGCCGACGACCTCGGCGACGCGCTCACGGTCCTGTACGAGGGGCTCCGCGCTCACCGCGCGCCAGCCGCACGGCCGGCCCGGCGCTGGCGGCGCGGGTCGGCGCCGTCGGCACGGCGATCGTGGGCCAACGTGCACCATCACTACGACCTCGGCAACGACTTCTACCGCCGCTGGCTCGACGACGGGATGCTCTATACCTGCGCCTACTACGACCGCCCCACGCAGACGCTGGAGGAGGCGCAACGCGCGAAGATGGAGCTCGTGTGCCGGAAGCTGGCGCTTCGGCCTGGCGATCGCGTGGTGGAGGCCGGATGCGGATGGGGCGCGCTGGCCCGGTACATGGCCGCCCGCCACGGGGTGCGCGTGCGCGCCTACAACCTGTCGGGCGAGCAGGTGGCGTACGCGCGCGAGCGGTCGACGCGCGACGGGCTCGCCGATCGTGTCGAGTTCGTGCAGGACGACTACCGCACGATCGAGGGCACGTACGACGTCTTCGTGTCGATCGGGATGCTGGAGCACGTGGGCCTCGATCACTACGACACGCTGGGCGCCCTGATGCAGCGGGTCCTGGCGCCCGGCGGCCGGGGACTCCTGCACTTCATCGGCAGGAGCCACGCCGCGCCCCTGAACGCGTGGATCCGGCGGCGGATCTTCCCGGGAGCGTATCCGCCGACGCTGTCGGAGGTGTCGGGCCGGGTCCTCGAGCCGCACGGCTTCACGGTCACCGACGTGGAGAACCTGCGGCCGCACTATGCCAGGACGCTCGCCGCCTGGCGCGAGCGCTTCGAGGCCGCGGCCGGGGACATCGAGCGGCGGTTCGACGCGCGGTTCGTGCGCGCGTGGCGCCTCTATCTCGCCGGGTCGGAGGCGTCGTTCCGGGCCGGGTCCGTGGAGCTGTTCCAGGTGGCCTTCGCGCGAAGCGACGCGCCCGTGCCCTGGTCGCGCGCCGCCCTCCACGCGACGCCGCTCGTGGACTGA